Part of the Natronogracilivirga saccharolytica genome is shown below.
CGGTAATCCAGTGAAACCGGAACCGGTTTCCCCGAGCCGATGCCTTCCGACTGTCCGATCCATTCTCCCTCACGGATGGTTTCCGCCTCGTTCAACTCCTCACGGTAGGTAACCCGGTATTCTCTGGTCAGCGCCCAGGAGCTTGCCGTACTTGTGGTATCATCCCTGATCTCGCGGACCGGACGATGATTCCGGTGTGTTAGCCGCATGGAGACAATCGGGACCGTTTCAAGCACCCGTGCGCCTTCATCGCGGCTGATATCCGTGACATCGTCCAGCTGGTCTGACTGGATATCATAAAACACAAGGTTGGACTGGTCCTCACCGGTCCGGAAGTCAATGCGCTGCAGTATCATTTCCTGTGACAAATACATCGAGCCGATCAGAAGCATGCCCATACCCAGTGTCGTTACCAGTACAGAAGTCTGGTTGTTGGGCCGGAACATGTTGGCAATTCCCTGGCGCCAAACGTAGGACAGAGACCGCAGCCTGAGCGAGCGCACGGTACGGATCAGCAGGGATGACATGGCAAGCAGTACAAGTATCGATGCGATAATACCTGCAATGAATAATGCGGCAGCCGTAATGCTCTGCAGAAGTGCGGCAAGAATCAGTGTCAGGGCCAGAATCACTGTTGCACCAATGCCGGTCTTGACCCGCCGTGAAACGTGGGCAAGCGGGGAAAAATCGGTGATTCTGACGGCAAGAAGCGGCGGGATGCTGCTGATGCTCATCAGCGGCATGACCGCCAGTGCAATGCTTGTTGCCATGCCCGTCAGGAGTCCCAGCCCGACTGCCGGAAGGGATACCTGCTGAACCAGCTCAAAAGGCAGAAAATCGGTGAACAGAAGCGGCAAAAACCGCTGGACAAGCAATCCGAGCAAGGCACCGGCAACAGCTCCGGCAAATCCGAGTCCGACCACCTGAATGCCGAATATGTACAGCACCTGCCGTGAGGAAGCCCCAAGGCAGCGGAGAGTTGCCACTGTTGCACTTTTCCGCTTGATGTAGACGTAAACGGCGCTTGCCACACCGAGGGCTCCCAGCATCAGAGCTATGAATCCGACCATACCCAGAAAGCGGGTCAGGTTGTCTATGATCTGCGCGAAATCCTGTTTTCTGGATGCCACCGTTGTAACATTGATCCTGCTGTCCCCGGCAATCTCACGCACTTCTGACGCCATCTGCCCGATCTCATCTTCATCCGGAATATGCTCCCGGCGGACCTCCTGTCCGTCACGGGTCACTCCCGGTTGTGAATGGCTTCCGAACCGGAACCATGTCTTGTACTGCACCCTGCTGCCACGATCCAGCAGCCGCGAACCGGCTACTGCATCCTTCGGTACAATTATGCGGGGACCGATGAGTGAAAAAGCAGCCGATTCACCGGGCACTTCCAGTATTTTTCCTGAAATCCGGATCCATTCCGTGCCAAGGCGGATGGAGTCTCCGACCTGCAGATCAAGCTGCTCCATAATCGGCCGGTCAACAAGCGCCTTCCGCTCCTGCTGATAGGTTTGCGCGGCTGTTTCCGGACTGGTTTTGATTTCACCATAAAACGGAAATGGACCTTCGATTGCACGTATTTGCGACAGCCGCGTCACATCCCCGTACATCACCATTGACGAAAATTCAATCGATCGGGCCTGGTCACCTCCCACCGAATCAATCCAGGCAACCAGTTCATTGCTGTAGGGCCGGCCTTGCGAAATCTCGAGATCGGCCCCGAGCAGCTCGCGGGACTGCTCATCGACGGTCATAAGCACATCACTCCGGAAGGAAAGGATGGCTACGAGCGCCGCCACGCCGGCCACAATACCGCCGCAATAGACCAGCAGGCTTTTGTACTGGGAGCGGGCATCACGCCAGGCCGTTTTAATGCTGAAAATATCGGGCATCAGAGTCATGTGGAGACTCCCTGTTTCAGATCTGTTTGTTCCGGAATACTGTCAGTCTGCAGGCTGTCGTTCGCAATACGCCCGCCCTTCAGCCGGATGGTCCGGTCACATTTATCTGCCAGTTCGGAATCATGAGTTACGATAACCAGTGTGGTACCTTCTTTTCTGTTCAGCTCAAACAGGATCTCCTCCACTTGTGCTCCAGTTTCTGCATCGAGGTTCCCGGTCGGTTCGTCGGCAAAAAGAATATCGGGCTTGTGGATAAATGCCCTGGCAATACCCACACGCTGCTGCTCACCACCGGACAGCTGCGAGGGATAGTGATGGAGACGTCCTGCGAGTCCGACCTCGCCAAGAAGCCGGCGTGCCCTTTCCGCCACATCCTCATAGCGGTCGCCCCGCAGCTCCAGCGGGACCATTACATTTTCCAGCGCTGTCAGTGTGGGGATGAGCTGAAATGACTGAAAGATAAACCCGATGTGCTGATTGCGGATGGCTGCGAGCCGGTCTTCATCCATCCGGCCCAATTCATGCTCTCTGAGATGCACCTGTCCGGATGTCGCCTTGTCCAGGCCGGCACAAAGGCCCAGGAGTGTGGTTTTCCCGCTTCCGGATGGTCCCACAACAGCGCAGATCGTTCCGGCTTCAATTGTGAAAGTTACATGATCAAGCACGGTGAGCGAGCCTGTTCCGCTGCGATAGGTTTTTGTGAGGTCGGTTACTCGGAGCATAGCTTTTCCGGATCAAAAATATTGCTGAAAAAAAATCTTGTTACAGGTAGATCCCGCACACTAAATGATAAAACTTAATCCGTCGAAAAATCGTTGACTGAATAACAGATATGCTCAAAATAATTACCATGCTTCCATGATCACTGCATTGCGAATATTATACGCCGGATGTCTGCTGACAGTTGCGCTGCCTCTTATGGTTGCTGCGGTACCACGGACAACAGACGTCGATGCCAGCAATAACTCCGGTTCTGACGAAACCACTACCATCCTTTTTTTTGGTGACAGTATAACTGCAGGCTACGGACTTGACATGGATCAGGCATTTCCGGCCGTAATCCGGGAAATTGCAGACTCGCTTGGATATAAGATTGAGCCGGTCAACTCGGGGGTCAGCGGCGAAACATCAGCCGGAGGTTTGCGGCGCATTGACTGGGTTCTTCAGCGGCCGTTCGATATATTTGTGCTGGAACTGGGCGGCAATGACGGACTCAGGGGAATTGATCCCGGACACACCATGGAAAATCTCCAGCAAATCATGGACAAGGTCAGGGCGGAGCGGCCCGACGCACAGATTGTGCTGACCGGCATGGAGGCCCCGCCCAATATGGGAGATTCGTACACCAGCGCTTTCCGGAATATTTTCAACGAACTTGCCGAAAATAATGACGTGGTTTTCATGCCATTCATACTTGAAGATGTGGCAGGAGAACCGGATTATAATCAGGAGGACGGGATTCATCCCACTGCGGAGGGGCATCGCATTATTGCAAATAATCTCTGGGATGTACTCGAACCGCTGTTGAGATAGCAGAATCAACTGCACCGGTCAGAAACAAATGGCAGACACAGGAAACCTGAATCATAACACTAGTGTGAAATAATGGCGCGATTTCTGATTCTTGCCGGCATTATCTTTTTGATTGTGGGGATTATCCTGCAAATGTATCCGGGATTGATGAACTGGCTTGGCCGGCTGCCCGGAGATTTGCGATTTGAATCCGGAAACACCCGGATATATTTCCCCATTACTACCATGATACTTGTGAGTATCATCCTTACCATCTTGCTAAATCTGCTCCGGCGCATATTTTGAACCCAGCGCACCATTAATTGTCACTTTTAACATCGGAGAAACACTATGTCAGACCGCCATCGACTGCTTGAGCCCGAGTTTCGTTATATCGGCTGGTCTCCGGGTTACTCTCTGTTTCACAAACTGTACCTGAGCCTGGAGTTTATTTTCCTTTTTCTGGCAATTCCGGCTCTGATTTTCTATGACTTGGTTCCGTTCTCAAAAATCGGATTGCTGCTTGGATTCACGCTGCTTTGTGCCTTCATTCTCTGGCGGGACGGTCGGTTCAACAGGAAGAAACTCTGGAACACGAAGGGTGTGCGTAAATCGGCCC
Proteins encoded:
- a CDS encoding arylesterase encodes the protein MITALRILYAGCLLTVALPLMVAAVPRTTDVDASNNSGSDETTTILFFGDSITAGYGLDMDQAFPAVIREIADSLGYKIEPVNSGVSGETSAGGLRRIDWVLQRPFDIFVLELGGNDGLRGIDPGHTMENLQQIMDKVRAERPDAQIVLTGMEAPPNMGDSYTSAFRNIFNELAENNDVVFMPFILEDVAGEPDYNQEDGIHPTAEGHRIIANNLWDVLEPLLR
- a CDS encoding ABC transporter ATP-binding protein, translating into MLRVTDLTKTYRSGTGSLTVLDHVTFTIEAGTICAVVGPSGSGKTTLLGLCAGLDKATSGQVHLREHELGRMDEDRLAAIRNQHIGFIFQSFQLIPTLTALENVMVPLELRGDRYEDVAERARRLLGEVGLAGRLHHYPSQLSGGEQQRVGIARAFIHKPDILFADEPTGNLDAETGAQVEEILFELNRKEGTTLVIVTHDSELADKCDRTIRLKGGRIANDSLQTDSIPEQTDLKQGVST
- a CDS encoding DUF2905 domain-containing protein gives rise to the protein MARFLILAGIIFLIVGIILQMYPGLMNWLGRLPGDLRFESGNTRIYFPITTMILVSIILTILLNLLRRIF
- a CDS encoding ABC transporter permease; the encoded protein is MTLMPDIFSIKTAWRDARSQYKSLLVYCGGIVAGVAALVAILSFRSDVLMTVDEQSRELLGADLEISQGRPYSNELVAWIDSVGGDQARSIEFSSMVMYGDVTRLSQIRAIEGPFPFYGEIKTSPETAAQTYQQERKALVDRPIMEQLDLQVGDSIRLGTEWIRISGKILEVPGESAAFSLIGPRIIVPKDAVAGSRLLDRGSRVQYKTWFRFGSHSQPGVTRDGQEVRREHIPDEDEIGQMASEVREIAGDSRINVTTVASRKQDFAQIIDNLTRFLGMVGFIALMLGALGVASAVYVYIKRKSATVATLRCLGASSRQVLYIFGIQVVGLGFAGAVAGALLGLLVQRFLPLLFTDFLPFELVQQVSLPAVGLGLLTGMATSIALAVMPLMSISSIPPLLAVRITDFSPLAHVSRRVKTGIGATVILALTLILAALLQSITAAALFIAGIIASILVLLAMSSLLIRTVRSLRLRSLSYVWRQGIANMFRPNNQTSVLVTTLGMGMLLIGSMYLSQEMILQRIDFRTGEDQSNLVFYDIQSDQLDDVTDISRDEGARVLETVPIVSMRLTHRNHRPVREIRDDTTSTASSWALTREYRVTYREELNEAETIREGEWIGQSEGIGSGKPVPVSLDYRLADDLAAGLGDTLTFDIQGVPVDTRVASIREVDFQRPQPNFFVLFPAGVLESAPQFHALTLRTPDEQTGARIQQAVVQSHPNVSAIDVGLVLQSVETFLDKVAMAVQFMALFSILTGLIVLASAIAISRFQRLKESVLLRTIGATRRQILGIQFVEYLWLGALSCLTGLLLALIAGWLLALLYFDLIFVPDLWALLAASVVVIALTLIVGFLNFRGILQSKPLEVLRAEG